A genomic segment from Microbulbifer elongatus encodes:
- a CDS encoding globin → MENTDSDIVFQSYGRCCNNEQFFVDFYDRFMGSSAEIRALFVDTDMAAQRHLLRNGIMQLVLHARGMPDTKLRALGCSHSRTGFNIRPEWYLLWLDALIATLWQYDPHFTEDTAGAWRRAIAPGIEIIRSAY, encoded by the coding sequence ATGGAAAACACCGATAGCGACATCGTATTTCAGAGTTACGGGCGCTGCTGCAATAATGAACAGTTTTTTGTCGATTTTTACGACCGCTTTATGGGCAGCTCTGCTGAGATCCGTGCGCTCTTTGTCGACACCGATATGGCCGCCCAGCGCCACCTGCTGCGCAACGGTATCATGCAGCTGGTGCTCCACGCCCGAGGAATGCCGGATACCAAATTGCGCGCCCTGGGGTGCAGCCACTCACGCACCGGATTCAATATTCGACCGGAGTGGTACCTGCTGTGGCTGGATGCACTGATTGCCACACTGTGGCAGTACGACCCCCATTTCACCGAAGACACCGCGGGAGCCTGGCGCCGGGCCATCGCTCCCGGAATTGAGATCATCCGCAGCGCCTACTAA
- a CDS encoding CPXCG motif-containing cysteine-rich protein yields MERQMQAQVEEFHGQCPYCGEGILMLIDTSAGSRHYIEDCSVCCRPIQVLVSIDLTGEWQVQLKHENDV; encoded by the coding sequence ATGGAGAGACAGATGCAGGCGCAAGTGGAAGAGTTTCACGGCCAGTGCCCCTATTGTGGTGAGGGCATACTGATGCTGATCGATACTTCAGCGGGCAGCCGACACTATATCGAGGACTGCTCCGTGTGTTGCCGTCCCATCCAGGTACTGGTCAGTATCGATCTGACCGGTGAATGGCAGGTACAGCTGAAGCACGAAAACGATGTGTAG
- a CDS encoding phosphoglycerate kinase: MAVKLMKDQDLAGKRVLIREDLNVPVKDGVVTSDARIRAALPTIKAAVDAGAKVLLMSHLGRPTEGEYADEFSLAPVATHLGKLLGKEVPVVKDWQGGIELADGEVALLENVRFNQGEKKDDEALAKQYAALCDIFVMDAFGTAHRAQASTHGVAKFAPVACAGRLLAAELDALEKALANPARPMVAIVGGSKVSTKLTVLESLSDKVDQLIVGGGIANTFLAASGKPVGKSLCEHDLIDTAKSLMQKCDIPVPTDVVTGKEFSETAAAETKPAEAVSADDMIFDIGPDSSAALAGILKNAKTIIWNGPVGVFEFDQFGGGTERLAKAIAESDAFSIAGGGDTLAAVDKYGIAEQVSYISTGGGAFLEYVEGKVLPAVAMLESRSAE, translated from the coding sequence ATGGCGGTTAAATTGATGAAGGACCAGGATCTGGCGGGCAAGCGCGTTCTGATCCGCGAAGACCTGAATGTGCCGGTGAAGGACGGCGTAGTGACCTCCGACGCACGCATTCGCGCGGCACTGCCCACCATCAAGGCCGCTGTAGATGCCGGGGCCAAGGTCCTGCTGATGTCCCACCTGGGTCGTCCTACCGAAGGCGAGTATGCCGACGAGTTCTCGCTCGCGCCGGTGGCCACACACCTGGGGAAACTGCTGGGTAAAGAGGTGCCGGTCGTGAAAGACTGGCAGGGTGGCATTGAGCTGGCGGATGGCGAGGTCGCTTTGCTGGAGAATGTGCGCTTCAACCAGGGCGAGAAAAAAGACGACGAGGCGCTGGCCAAGCAATACGCGGCCTTGTGCGACATCTTCGTCATGGATGCCTTCGGTACCGCGCACCGTGCGCAGGCCTCCACCCACGGAGTGGCCAAGTTTGCTCCAGTGGCCTGTGCCGGTCGGCTGTTGGCCGCGGAGCTGGATGCATTGGAAAAAGCCCTCGCCAACCCGGCGCGTCCGATGGTGGCCATTGTCGGTGGTTCCAAGGTATCCACCAAGCTTACCGTGCTCGAGAGCCTGTCGGACAAGGTGGACCAGCTCATCGTCGGTGGCGGTATCGCCAATACCTTCCTCGCTGCCAGTGGCAAGCCCGTTGGCAAGTCGCTGTGCGAACACGACCTGATTGATACCGCCAAGAGTCTGATGCAGAAGTGCGATATTCCGGTGCCTACCGATGTGGTGACCGGCAAGGAGTTCAGTGAGACCGCGGCGGCGGAAACCAAACCGGCCGAGGCGGTGAGCGCAGACGATATGATTTTTGATATCGGCCCGGACTCGTCCGCGGCACTGGCGGGTATTCTCAAAAACGCCAAGACCATTATCTGGAACGGCCCGGTGGGCGTATTTGAGTTTGATCAGTTTGGCGGTGGTACCGAGCGTCTGGCCAAGGCCATTGCCGAGAGCGACGCTTTCTCCATTGCCGGTGGTGGTGACACCCTGGCGGCGGTCGACAAATACGGCATCGCCGAGCAGGTTTCCTATATTTCTACAGGGGGTGGTGCTTTCCTCGAATACGTGGAAGGCAAGGTACTGCCGGCGGTGGCCATGTTGGAGAGCCGGTCTGCGGAATAA
- the fba gene encoding class II fructose-bisphosphate aldolase (catalyzes the reversible aldol condensation of dihydroxyacetonephosphate and glyceraldehyde 3-phosphate in the Calvin cycle, glycolysis, and/or gluconeogenesis), whose translation MALISLRQMLDHAAEFGYGIPAFNVNNLEQMRAIMEAADETDSPVIVQASAGARKYAGAPFLRHLILAAVEEFPHIPVVMHQDHGTSPAVCQRSIQLGFSSVMMDGSLMEDGKTPASYEYNVEVTKRAVEMAHACGVSVEGELGCLGSLETGMAGEEDGVGAEGKLSHDQLLTDPEEAADFVKKTQVDALAIACGTSHGAYKFTRPPTGDILAIDRIKEIHARIPDTHLVMHGSSSVPQEWLKVINEFGGEIPETYGVPVEQICEGIKHGVRKVNIDTDLRLASTGAVRRFLAQNPSEFDPRKFLKVTTQAMKEICIARYEAFNAAGNGSKIKPVSLETMFQRYESGELVPKIN comes from the coding sequence ATGGCTTTAATCAGCTTGCGTCAAATGTTGGACCACGCTGCCGAATTTGGATACGGCATCCCTGCGTTCAACGTCAACAACCTGGAGCAGATGCGCGCAATCATGGAGGCGGCCGACGAGACCGATTCTCCGGTGATCGTGCAGGCCTCCGCCGGCGCGCGTAAATACGCAGGCGCTCCCTTCCTGCGCCATCTGATTCTGGCCGCGGTGGAAGAGTTTCCACATATTCCGGTAGTCATGCATCAGGACCACGGCACCAGCCCAGCGGTATGCCAGCGCTCCATTCAACTGGGCTTTAGCTCGGTGATGATGGATGGCTCGCTCATGGAGGACGGCAAGACGCCGGCGTCTTACGAGTACAACGTAGAAGTCACCAAACGGGCGGTGGAAATGGCCCACGCCTGTGGCGTGTCCGTAGAAGGTGAGCTGGGTTGTCTGGGTTCTCTGGAAACCGGCATGGCCGGTGAAGAAGACGGCGTTGGTGCCGAGGGTAAACTGTCCCACGACCAGCTGCTGACCGATCCGGAAGAAGCCGCAGACTTCGTCAAGAAAACCCAGGTGGATGCGCTGGCCATTGCCTGCGGTACCAGCCACGGTGCCTACAAGTTCACCCGCCCACCCACCGGCGATATCCTGGCGATCGATCGCATCAAGGAAATTCATGCACGTATTCCCGACACCCACCTGGTCATGCACGGTTCTTCCTCTGTGCCGCAGGAGTGGCTGAAGGTGATCAACGAGTTTGGCGGTGAGATTCCGGAAACCTACGGCGTGCCGGTAGAGCAGATCTGCGAAGGCATCAAGCACGGTGTGCGCAAGGTGAATATCGACACCGATCTGCGCCTCGCCAGTACCGGCGCCGTGCGTCGCTTCCTGGCGCAGAACCCGTCCGAATTCGATCCGCGCAAGTTCCTCAAGGTCACCACCCAGGCCATGAAGGAAATCTGCATCGCCCGCTATGAAGCATTCAACGCAGCGGGCAATGGCAGCAAGATCAAGCCGGTCAGCCTGGAAACCATGTTCCAGCGTTACGAAAGCGGTGAGCTGGTTCCGAAGATCAATTGA